Proteins from a genomic interval of Plasmodium reichenowi strain SY57 chromosome 11, whole genome shotgun sequence:
- a CDS encoding tyrosine--tRNA ligase, putative, translated as MIILKVLFIYNGLIQIIRCYKKFAPHRLNNIIHENNKNDIGTYDIKSKALKKLYERKLIHYVSDIRNIDKILYHNENEKEKKNRKSVYAGIDLTCKYLHLGNLVPLITLDILRNHNTDVIILLGSSTTQIGDPSFQKVERQKTLEKDILENEENIRRTIIELFLQREICEEDMNELIKKSNIERDKEFIYESDNKGSLIILKNSLWYDKMNIIDFLKYGEHFSINKLLRKECFLNKFKKNLTLKDLNYITLQSFDFLHLFNKFKTCIQIGGSDQWGNIQSGIELAQYISNTQLYGLTTNLLVYKNNIKYSKSQFNENKRLPIWIDKNYNSPYLFWNFLRNIEDQKVQSYIDMLTNLKININQEIETLYNPMDRNLNETLDDSKKKNDDDDNNNMKDIDITSQHNNYSNDISLEKSYEEKINQAKKQLSDSVTSYIFGEHTVKKIHKMKDVLKNNEFHKINNIDDIKVFPYVEITMEHINKKQLNISDLLKKFHIASTNKEAKEKISQNCIYLNELLINDSKYQLNINNFIKLHNNYYAILRLGKRTSYSIIIK; from the coding sequence atgataatattaaaggttttatttatatataatggtttaatacaaataattaGATGTTATAAAAAGTTTGCTCCTCATAGATTGAATAACATAATTCACgagaataataaaaatgacaTAGGTACATATGATATTAAATCGAAAgctttaaaaaaattatatgaaagGAAATTGATTCATTATGTAAGTgatataagaaatattgataagatattatatcacaatgaaaatgagaaagaaaagaaaaatagaaaaagTGTTTATGCAGGTATTGATTTAACATGCAAATATTTGCATTTAGGTAATTTAGTACCTTTGATTACTTTGGATATATTACGTAATCATAATACAgatgttattatattattaggAAGTAGTACCACACAAATAGGAGACCCTTCATTTCAAAAAGTAGAAAGACAAAAAACGTTGGAGAAAGATATATTAGagaatgaagaaaatattagaAGAACAATAATTGAATTATTTCTTCAAAGAGAAATATGTGAAGAAGATATGAAtgaattaattaaaaaaagtaatataGAAAGAGATaaagaatttatatatgaatcAGATAATAAAGGTtctttaattatattaaaaaatagtTTATGGTAtgataaaatgaatataattgattttttaaaatatggagaacatttttctattaataaattattaagaaaagaatgttttcttaataaatttaaaaaaaaccTTACATTGAAAgatttaaattatataacattacagtcatttgattttttacatttatttaataaatttaaaacCTGTATACAAATAGGAGGATCAGACCAATGGGGTAATATACAATCAGGAATAGAACTTGCTCAGTATATATCTAATACTCAATTATATGGTTTAACTACTAATTTATTAgtatacaaaaataatataaaatatagtAAGTCTCaatttaatgaaaataaaaggTTACCTATATGGAtagataaaaattataactctccatatttattctggaattttttaagaaatataGAAGACCAAAAGGTTCAATCATATATTGATATGTTAActaatttaaaaataaatataaatcaaGAAATTGAAACACTATATAATCCAATGGATCGAAACTTAAATGAGACTTTGGATGActctaaaaaaaaaaatgatgatgatgataataataatatgaaagaCATAGATATTACTAGTcaacataataattatagtaATGATATATCATTGGAAAAAAgttatgaagaaaaaattaaccAAGCTAAAAAACAGCTATCAGATAGTGTTACCTCTTATATTTTTGGTGAACACACtgttaaaaaaatacataaaatgaaagatgttttaaagaataatgaatttcataaaattaataatattgatgaTATAAAAGTATTTCCATATGTTGAAATAACAATggaacatataaataaaaaacaattaaatatttcagATTTATTGAAGAAATTTCATATTGCATCTACTAACAAAGAAGCTAAAGAAAAGATAAGTcaaaattgtatatatttaaatgaacTTCTTATAAATGATTCAAAATATCAattgaatataaataactTTATAAAGcttcataataattattatgcAATCCTGAGGTTAGGCAAAAGAACAAGTTATTCtatcataataaaatga
- a CDS encoding hypothetical protein (conserved Plasmodium protein, unknown function~transcript variant 1; alternatively spliced) has translation MFALSRCFLLSFEIPFSQIQKITARSSGPGGQSVNKAETKVQIRFNVDDAKWIPLNVKENLKKIYKNKLSKNNDLIIESEETSSQISNYKICADKLKHILEEAENYKEKIKHTCIKDFIHLIKSDEQIKKYKDNLINQKKKRQQRKFNKRDYD, from the exons atGTTTGCATTAAGTAGATGTTTTTTACTATCTTTTGAAATTCCTTTTAGTcaaattcaaaaaattaCAGCACGTTCATCAGGTCCAGGAGGACAAAGTGTGAATAAG GCTGAAACGAAAGTACAAATCCGATTTAATGTGGATGATGCAAAATGGATTCCTCTAAATgttaaagaaaatttaaa AAagatttataaaaataaactGAGCAAAAATAACGATCTCATAATTGAATCTGAAG AAACGTCTTCACAAATATCTAACTATAAAATATGTGCTGACAAACTTAAACATATTCTTGAAGAAGCCGAA aattataaagaaaaaattaaacatacatgtataaaagattttattcatttaattaAGTCTGATGAACAG ataaaaaaatacaaagataatttaattaatcAAAAGAAGAAGCGACAGCAAAGGAAATTCAATAAGCGTGATTATGATTGA
- a CDS encoding hypothetical protein (conserved Plasmodium protein, unknown function) translates to MFVFIYFVNTYNIAYIMTHSLHEPKGYKGYKYGKQKIYPHFKDIRDHDVYEKREYETDKKETPLYDDIKDNINEKNKANDEIKKDSNNNNNNNKYNNNNNNNNKYNKYNKYNKYNNNKYYKYNDKYSNNYDNSYSNNDYDIPINNYLKRKRKKRIYSKKKKYIFKKKTLVPFDHVNNNIQNDATNSDTYLQSFVIKKKTTNVPLNNKYIENSNIELKNKSKHTLNPALSLMASRAVDGLLGGVHKHMQGTIAISSDGNNSPLANQIVTPNVYGSPNSISPINMTNNIAPLTSNPSPTPPSPLAQSVGTSISPTTVTTNIPGGAPIGSPNIMSQGMVGGVATPPGVQVPNNAIPFNPMNPTNLMPLNQIGQNPAFNIHPTASNLRGDPGNVNYNEVVSITIGIVLSLVLFCFIFGCLTKLCKPKKRRR, encoded by the coding sequence ttgtttgtttttatttattttgtgaacacatataatatagcCTATATAATGACACATTCACTACATGAACCCAAAGGATACAAAGGATACAAATATggaaaacaaaaaatatatccaCACTTTAAAGATATAAGAGATCATGATGTTTATGAAAAAAGAGAATATGAAACGGATAAAAAGGAAACCCCTTTATATGACGACattaaagataatataaacgaaaaaaataaagcaaatgatgaaattaaaaaggatagcaataataataataataataataaatataataataataataataataataataaatataacaaatataacaaatataacaaatataataataataaatattataaatataatgataaatatagtaacaattatgataatagttatagtaataatgattatgatattcctattaataattatttaaaaagaaaaagaaaaaaacgtatatattcaaaaaaaaaaaagtatatattcaaaaaaaaaacactAGTTCCATTTGACcatgttaataataatatacaaaatgatGCAACTAATTCAGATACCTATTTACAATCAtttgttataaaaaaaaaaacaacaaatgtaccattaaataataaatatatagaaaattcaaatatagaattaaaaaataaatcaaaacATACTTTAAATCCAGCATTAAGTTTAATGGCTTCAAGAGCAGTAGATGGATTATTAGGTGGTGTACATAAACACATGCAAGGAACAATAGCTATAAGTTCAGATGGAAATAATTCTCCCTTAGCTAACCAAATTGTAACACCAAATGTATATGGTTCTCCTAATTCTATATCACCAATTAATATGACAAATAATATTGCACCTTTAACTTCTAATCCTTCACCAACACCACCTTCTCCTCTTGCTCAATCAGTAGGTACATCCATATCTCCAACAACAGTAACAACAAATATTCCAGGAGGAGCACCAATAGGTTCACCTAACATAATGTCACAAGGAATGGTAGGAGGAGTAGCAACACCCCCAGGGGTTCAAGTACCAAATAATGCTATACCATTCAATCCAATGAATCCAACTAATCTTATGCCTTTAAATCAAATTGGACAAAATCCAGCATTTAATATTCATCCTACAGCTTCTAATTTGAGGGGAGACCCTGGAAATGTAAATTACAATGAAGTGGTCAGTATTACAATAGGTATTGTTTTAAGTCTTGTCCTTTTCTGCTTTATTTTCGGATGCTTAACCAAATTGTGTAAACCAAAAAAGAGAAGAAGATGA
- a CDS encoding DNA mismatch repair protein MLH, putative produces MINEDINICGNINMKDKDKDRDKDKDRDKDNDKDRDKDNDKDKYNNNNNNIRMNDSNGDRRIIKLAEEDINRIAAGEVIIRPCNALKELVENSLDANSSSISIHLNKGGLKSLQIIDDGDGIHKDDLRIVCERFTTSKISNHKDIRNIKTFGFRGEALASISHVSYLTITSKKRNSPFCFTCNYKDGKPTQNEPTVCSGKNGTIIRFDDLFYNMPARLKTMNPNDEYNKCLEVLQKYAIHYPNVSFTCKKWLSNTVDLNTQKVGKGIGGYAGIYIIKKKRKERFDENNTTDGNLPHDNDITCNNLPHDNDITCNNLPHDNDITCNNLPHDNNITSNNLRHDNNITCNNLRHDNNITCNNLPCDNNHTDKQPTDNSDSWSCMYNELEKKILEEEKYLDENYEKHLNNVRCVIQKVYGRNISKELSTIFLKEKSIPTFFKCYGLISNPTYNGKKGCYIFFINDRLVESNIIKKSCENQYSNFLAKGNYPWIYLSLRLKYDIVDINVHPTKKEVHFLYQEEISMLIGKKIQEFLKSFHNMRTFNISEEKLLQTKLNINSSMLQIKKEDKELSTLKQDSLHDNKNVIKRQIDTKRVRTDFKQITLTNYFVKKENMIDDELDNNKCVDMVYPGDRNGDHNGDANQIDLYEHNDEYNKTYGQTNIRANLHMNYNNNNNNKIEEKEYEMLKLKGPNSVLYNTQIDKHISNKIYDRKYPCEADQISSIKKLKMICEEKEKKELTECLKNSIYVGPVDNMHSLIQYKEKLLLIKMPLIIKEVTYQSILNRLGKIPPFQFDPPIPLYDLLLVAVNNSYSGFYENPNYANKNIEKVCNELEQIFYTYNEMYSDYFSIIIEDGCIVTFPACCGEYFPGQEFLPFLFLRLATQIDYSKEINCINGICYLLANFYSKITLWNDKEWTYQDDLLMIKEKEKEIQMLLNKSNKHINNSNHDNQHYDEENFDYILGDESVVDINKHLSVSRNINLVFEKYFFPMIQLNNIMKIPTTFSSNGYIIELTSLNQLYKIFERC; encoded by the coding sequence atgattaatgaggatataaatatttgtggaaatattaatatgaaggataaagataaagatagagataaagataaagatagagataaagataatgataaagatagagataaagataatgataaagataaatataataataataataataatatacgTATGAATGATTCAAATGGAGATCGAAGAATAATTAAGCTAGCTGAAGAAGATATTAATCGTATAGCTGCTGGTGAAGTTATAATTCGGCCATGTAATGCTTTAAAAGAACTAGTAGAAAATAGTCTAGATGCAAATTCTAGTTCCATAAGtatacatttaaataaagGAGGATTAAAATCATTACAAATTATAGATGATGGGGATGGTATACATAAAGATGATTTAAGAATAGTATGTGAAAGATTTACAACTAGTAAAATTAGTAATCATAAAgatataagaaatattaaaacTTTTGGTTTTAGAGGTGAAGCTTTAGCATCTATTTCTCATGTATCCTATTTAACTATAACTTctaaaaaaagaaattcTCCTTTTTGTTTTACTTGTAATTATAAAGATGGGAAACCTACTCAAAATGAACCTACCGTTTGTTCAGGTAAAAATGGTACTATAATAAGATTTgatgatttattttataatatgcCAGCAAGATTAAAAACTATGAATCCTaatgatgaatataataaatgtttagaagtattacaaaaatatgCAATTCACTATCCAAACGTTTCTTTTACATGTAAGAAATGGTTAAGTAATACTGTTGATTTGAATACTCAAAAGGTCGGTAAGGGCATAGGAGGTTACGCaggtatatatatcataaagAAGAAGAGAAAGGAACGGTTTGATGAAAACAATACTACCGATGGAAATTTACCACatgataatgatataacatgtaataatttaccacatgataatgatataacatgtaataatttaccacatgataatgatataacatgtaataatttaccacatgataataatataacaagtaataatttacggcatgataataatataacgTGTAATAATTTACGacatgataataatataacatgTAATAATTTACCGTGTGATAATAACCATACGGATAAACAACCCACCGATAATTCAGACTCATGGTCATGTATGTATAACGAAttagaaaagaaaattttggaagaagaaaaatatcTAGATGAGAATTATGAAAAACATCTAAACAACGTAAGATGTGTTATTCAAAAGGTTTATGGTAGGAATATATCTAAAGAATTAAGCaccatatttttaaaagaaaaaagcattcctacattttttaaatgttaTGGCTTGATAAGTAATCCTACATATAATGGGAAGAAGGgatgttatatattttttataaatgaCCGTTTAGTAGAAtctaatataataaaaaaaagttgTGAAAATCAATATTCTAATTTTTTGGCTAAAGGGAATTACCCTtggatatatttatctttacgtttaaaatatgatatagTAGATATTAATGTTCATCctacaaaaaaagaagtacattttttatatcaaGAAGAAATATCCATGTTGATAGGGAAAAAGATACAGGAGTTTTTAAAATCTTTTCATAACATGAGaacatttaatatatctgAAGAGAAACTTTTACAAACAAAACTAAATATTAATTCGAGCATGctacaaataaaaaaagaagataaaGAATTATCAACATTGAAACAAGATTCATTACATGATAATAAGaatgtaataaaaaggCAAATTGACACTAAGAGGGTGAGAACAGATTTCAAGCAAATAACTTTGACgaattattttgtaaaaaaagaaaatatgataGATGATGAGCTTGATAATAACAAATGTGTTGATATGGTATATCCTGGTGATCGTAATGGTGATCATAATGGTGATGCTAATCAGATTGatttatatgaacataATGATGAGTACAACAAAACTTATGGTCAGACAAATATAAGGGCAAATCTTCATatgaattataataataataataataacaaaatagAGGAAAAGGAATATGAAATgttaaaattaaaaggGCCTAATAGTGTTTTATACAATACCCAAATAGATAAGCACATTAGtaacaaaatatatgatagAAAATATCCATGTGAAGCAGATCAGATATCTAgtataaagaaattaaaaatgatttgtgaagaaaaagaaaaaaaggaattaacagaatgtttaaaaaattcCATATATGTAGGACCTGTTGATAATATGCATAGTTTAATAcaatataaagaaaaattattattaataaaaatgccgcttattataaaagaagTTACATATCAATCTATATTAAATAGATTAGGTAAAATACCACCTTTTCAATTTGATCCACCTATACctttatatgatttattattagtagctgttaataattcttattCTGGTTTTTATGAAAATCCAAATTATGCGAATAAGAATATAGAAAAAGTATGTAATGAATTGGaacaaatattttatacatataatgaAATGTATTCAGattatttttcaataatTATAGAAGATGGTTGTATTGTTACTTTTCCCGCTTGTTGTGGAGAATATTTCCCAGGACAAGAATTCCTAcctttcttatttttaagaTTAGCAACACAAATTGATTATTCAAAAGAAATTAATTGTATTAATGGTATATGTTATTTACTAGCGAATTTTTATTCGAAAATTACCTTATGGAACGATAAAGAATGGACATATCAAGACGATCTTCTTAtgataaaagaaaaagaaaaagaaatacaAATGTTGTTAAACAAAAgtaataaacatattaataattcaaATCATGATAATCAACATtatgatgaagaaaattttGATTATATTCTAGGAGATGAATCGGTAGTAGATATTAATAAACATTTATCCGTATCTAGAAATATTAATCTAgtttttgaaaaatattttttcccTATGATACAattgaataatattatgaaaatacCTACCACATTTTCAAGTAATggatatataatagaatTAACTTCACTGAATCAACTCTACAAAATTTTTGAACGTTGCTAA
- a CDS encoding GTP-binding nuclear protein RAN/TC4, putative: MDSQEYIPQYKLILVGDGGVGKTTFVKRHLTGEFEKKYIPTLGVEVHPLKFQTNFGKTQFNVWDTAGQEKFGGLRDGYYIKSDCAIIMFDVSSRITYKNVPNWYRDITRVCETIPMVLVGNKVDVKDRQVKSRQIQFHRKRNLQYYDLSARSNYNFEKPFLWLARRLSNQPNLVFVGEHAKAPEFQIDLNIVREAEKELEQAAAVAIDEEDIE; the protein is encoded by the exons atggaCTCACAAGAATATATTCcacaatataaattaatCTTAGTCGGTGATGGTGGTGTTGGCAAAACAACCTTTGTGAAAAGACACTTGACTGGAgaatttgaaaaaaaatatatac cTACTCTTGGTGTGGAAGTTCACCCCTTAAAATTTCAAACGAACTTTGGAAAAACTCAATTTAACGTATGGGATACTGCAGGTCAAGAAAAGTTTGGTGGTTTAAGAGATggatattatataaaaagtgATTGTGCTATAATTATGTTTGATGTATCTTCTCGTATTACCTACAAGAACGTTCCAAATTGGTATAGAGATATTACAAGAGTGTGTGAAACGATTCCTATGGTTTTAGTTGGAAACAAAGTTGATGTTAAAGACAGACAAGTCAAATCAAGGCAAATTCAATTTCACAGAAAAAGGAATTTACAATACTACGATCTATCTGCAAGATCAAATTACAATTTCGAAAAACCTTTCTTATGGTTAGCTAGGAGATTGTCCAATCAACCAAATCTTGTTTTCGTAGGAGAACATGCTAAAGCACCAGAGTTCCAAATTGATCTAAATATTGTAAGAGAAGCTGAAAAAGAATTAGAGCAAGCAGCAGCTGTAGCTATTGATGAAGAAGATATTGAAAA
- a CDS encoding hypothetical protein (conserved Plasmodium protein, unknown function~transcript variant 2; alternatively spliced), with amino-acid sequence MFALSRCFLLSFEIPFSQIQKITARSSGPGGQSVNKAETKVQIRFNVDDAKWIPLNVKENLKKIYKNKLSKNNDLIIESEETSSQISNYKICADKLKHILEEAEIKKYKDNLINQKKKRQQRKFNKRDYD; translated from the exons atGTTTGCATTAAGTAGATGTTTTTTACTATCTTTTGAAATTCCTTTTAGTcaaattcaaaaaattaCAGCACGTTCATCAGGTCCAGGAGGACAAAGTGTGAATAAG GCTGAAACGAAAGTACAAATCCGATTTAATGTGGATGATGCAAAATGGATTCCTCTAAATgttaaagaaaatttaaa AAagatttataaaaataaactGAGCAAAAATAACGATCTCATAATTGAATCTGAAG AAACGTCTTCACAAATATCTAACTATAAAATATGTGCTGACAAACTTAAACATATTCTTGAAGAAGCCGAA ataaaaaaatacaaagataatttaattaatcAAAAGAAGAAGCGACAGCAAAGGAAATTCAATAAGCGTGATTATGATTGA